The Blastocatellia bacterium DNA window CGATCCGACTCGATATCTCCTACGAGTATACGCACCGGGGTGAGGGGGTCACAATTGATATCGGGCTCTTTGACCCCGTCGGGTTTCGCGGGTGGAGCGGAAGCAACAAGTCATCGTTCTTCATCTCGCGGGAAGCCGCGTCGCCGTCGTACCGGGCGGGTGAGCTGCCACCGGGACGCTGGAGGATCCTTTTGGGGGTCGCGCACGTTCGAGAGGGGTTGACTTCTCATTACACCGTGAGAATTCGCACGACGACAGGGCGGGTCGAAAGAACGGACGAGATGTCGGCGATTCCGGGTGTTGTCCTTAAGAAGGGACCGGGGTGGTATCGAGGCGATCTCCACGCTCACACCGGCCACAGCGATGGATTCTGTCGAAACGAAGGGAAGCAGCTCGTTCCCTGCCCAGTCTTTCGGGTGGCAGAGGCCGCTCGCGCTCGTGGACTCGATTTCCTCGCCATCACCGATCACAACACCACGAGCCACCATGCCGAATTAGCGAGCCTGCAGGGATATTTCACGACCTTGCTGCTCATTCGCGGGCAGGAACTGACGACGTACCGAGGCCACGCGAACCTCTACGGCACGAGCGAGTTCGTAGATTTCCGCCTGGGAATGGACGGACGAACGGTGAATGATCTCCTGGACGAAGCGCATCGGGCGGGTGGACTTATTTCCATCAACCATCCGAGCTTCCCAACGGGTGAGATGTGTCGGGGATGCGGCTGGCAGGATACGGCCACGACCGATTTCAGTCGTGTTGATATGGTCGAGGTCATCAACGGCACTCGCGTTGAAGGACCGCTGAGCGGAATCCCGTTCTGGCAGGACCGCTTGAACGAAGGCTATCGCATCACGGCCATCGGTGGTGGAGATGACCACCGCGCCGGAAGCGGCGAACAGCCGGAAAATGTCATGGGCGTCCCCACGACTGTCGTTTTCGCCCGCGAGCTTTCGGAAGCTGCCATCCTCGCTGGACTCAAGGCCGGCCACGCCTACATTCGCACACGAGGACCGGACGGGCCGCATGTCGAGCTGACGGCGGAAGACCAACAGGGTCGCCGGTTCCTCATGGGGGATGAAATGGTTGTCCGTCCCGATGAGACGATCACGCTTACGATTTGGGTGAAGGATGGAGGTGGACAAAAGATCGAGATTGTGAAAAATGGGCAGATGGATGGCGCAGCCGTGCCGGTGACATCCAGTGACTTTCGCACCACCGTTCGGATATTTGCCTCCGATCGCGCATGGTATCGAGTCACTCTCCGTGATGACCGAGGCATCACGGCAATCACTAATCCGATTTATATCCGACTTTCTAAGACGACGAGTGCACGAAGGGAAAGCGTCCTGCGAGACGCTGCGCAGACTTTCCGGCCTGCGACTGTATCCAGTCTTGAAAGCATGCGCCGGTTTTTGCACAACCACAGGACGCAAGCTTTCCCGTCCGACGTAGCACCGTGGAGGAAAAGACTGTTCTGCACTCTGGAGGATACCTATGGGAAGGTTAACATTGAGAGGTGGCGTCCGACTGGGTCTGCTGTGGACATTCATCCTCTCGATCCTGTGGCCGCCGGTGTTCGCATTCCCTGCGCCTCAGAGTGATCGGGCGAGTATTCTGAAGCGACTCGAAGCGGCGACGACTCTTCCGCTTGTCGAGTGGCGATTTACCGATAGCCATGTCGTTCACCCCGAAGCGCCCGGTTTTGATGATTCGGCCTGGAGGGTATTTCGCGTGGGGGAAGAATGGAACAGTGGTCCGGCATGGTTTCGTCGCACGGTTGAGATTCCCCAGACGGTCGGCGGCTACGATATCCGAGGGGCGCGCTTGCGATTGCGCATTCGCATTGCCGGGGAAAATCCGGTTCACCTGACGGTCTTTTTCAATGGAGT harbors:
- a CDS encoding CehA/McbA family metallohydrolase; the protein is IRLDISYEYTHRGEGVTIDIGLFDPVGFRGWSGSNKSSFFISREAASPSYRAGELPPGRWRILLGVAHVREGLTSHYTVRIRTTTGRVERTDEMSAIPGVVLKKGPGWYRGDLHAHTGHSDGFCRNEGKQLVPCPVFRVAEAARARGLDFLAITDHNTTSHHAELASLQGYFTTLLLIRGQELTTYRGHANLYGTSEFVDFRLGMDGRTVNDLLDEAHRAGGLISINHPSFPTGEMCRGCGWQDTATTDFSRVDMVEVINGTRVEGPLSGIPFWQDRLNEGYRITAIGGGDDHRAGSGEQPENVMGVPTTVVFARELSEAAILAGLKAGHAYIRTRGPDGPHVELTAEDQQGRRFLMGDEMVVRPDETITLTIWVKDGGGQKIEIVKNGQMDGAAVPVTSSDFRTTVRIFASDRAWYRVTLRDDRGITAITNPIYIRLSKTTSARRESVLRDAAQTFRPATVSSLESMRRFLHNHRTQAFPSDVAPWRKRLFCTLEDTYGKVNIERWRPTGSAVDIHPLDPVAAGVRIPCASE